In Paroedura picta isolate Pp20150507F chromosome 1, Ppicta_v3.0, whole genome shotgun sequence, the following are encoded in one genomic region:
- the TENT5A gene encoding terminal nucleotidyltransferase 5A: protein MADEESARSSGSGRSSPSGALGEPSAGCCESGRCNVLSWEQVQRLDRILSETIPIHGRGNFPTLEMQPRQIVKVVRSRLEEKCIGVRDVRLNGSAASHVLHQDSGLGYKDLDLIFCADLKGEAEFQTVKDVVLDCLLDFLPEGVNKEKITPLTLKEAYVQKMVKVCNDSDRWSLISLSNNSGKNVELKFVDSLRRQFEFSVDSFQIKLDSLLLFYECSENPMTETFHPTIIGESVYGDFQEAFDHLCNKIIATRNPEEIRGGGLLKYCNLLVRGFRAASESEIKSLQRYMCSRFFIDFSDIGEQQRKLESYLQNHFVGLEDRKYDYLMTLHGVVNESTVCLMGHERRQTLNLITMLAIRVLAEQNIIPNVANVTCYYQPAPYVADANFSNYYIAQVQPMFPCQQHTYSTWLPCN from the exons ATGGCAGACGAGGAGAGCGCtcgcagcagcggcagcggccgCAGCAGCCCCAGCGGGGCCCTGGGCGAGCCTTCGGCGGGCTGCTGCGAGAGCGGCCGTTGCAACGTGCTCAGCTGGGAACAAGTGCAGCGCCTGGACCGCATCCTGAGCGAGACCATCCCGATCCACGGCCGGGGGAACTTCCCGACCCTGGAGATGCAGCCACGGCAGATCGTCAAGGTGGTGAGGAGCCGCCTGGAGGAGAAATGCATCGGCGTGCGCGATGTGCGCCTCAACGGCTCGGCGGCCAGCCACGTCTTGCACCAAGACAGCGGCCTGGGCTACAAGGACTTGGACCTCATCTTCTGCGCAGACCTGAAAGGAGAGGCCGAGTTCCAGACCGTCAAAGATGTCGTCTTGGACTGCCTCTTGGATTTCTTGCCCGAAGGAGTTAACAAAGAGAAGATCACCCCCCTGACTCTGAAG GAAGCCTATGTGCAGAAAATGGTGAAAGTGTGCAATGATTCAGACCGGTGGAGTCTCATCTCCCTCTCCAACAACAGTGGAAAAAATGTGGAGCTAAAATTTGTGGACTCTCTGAGGAGGCAATTTGAGTTCAGCGTAGACTCCTTTCAAATCAAGCTAGACTCCCTCCTTCTTTTTTATGAATGTTCTGAGAACCCGATGACTGAAACTTTCCACCCCACGATCATTGGTGAGAGTGTCTACGGGGATTTCCAAGAAGCCTTTGATCACCTTTGCAACAAGATAATTGCTACCCGGAATCCAGAAGAAATCAGGGGAGGGGGCCTCCTTAAGTACTGCAACCTCCTCGTAAGAGGCTTCCGGGCTGCTTCTGAGTCGGAGATTAAGTCACTCCAGAGATACATGTGCTCCAGGTTTTTCATTGACTTCTCAGACATTGGGGAACAGCAACGGAAACTGGAGTCGTACTTGCAGAACCACTTTGTAGGGCTGGAGGACCGCAAGTACGACTATCTCATGACTCTTCACGGGGTGGTGAACGAGAGCACGGTGTGCCTGATGGGGCATGAGAGGCGACAGACTTTGAATCTTATCACCATGCTGGCCATCCGTGTTCTAGCTGAGCAAAATATCATTCCAAATGTGGCCAATGTCACTTGCTACTACCAGCCGGCCCCATACGTAGCAGATGCTAACTTCAGCAATTACTATATTGCACAGGTTCAGCCAATGTTCCCCTGTCAGCAACATACATACTCGACTTGGTTGCCCTGTAATTAA